Within Cumulibacter manganitolerans, the genomic segment CGTTCCCACCGCGCCCACGCCCAACCGGTCGACCAGACCCATGAGCGCGACCGTGACGAGCGCCAGCACGACGGACGTGGCCCTCGCGTCGATCGGGGCGGCGCTCGGCTCCAACCTCGTGGTGAAGGCGGTGCTCGCCTTCGTCGCCGGCGGCCGCCGGTTCGGGCTCGCGTTCGTCGCGACGATCGCGGTGCCGACGGTGGTGTTCGCGGCCGCGCTGTGGCTGGTCGTCGCGCGCGGCTGAGCGCCCGCCGTCCGGTGCCTCAGACGGTGAGCGGGTCGCGGGCGTCGTCCTGCTCGCGGCGCTCGGCGGCCTCGAGCCTCTCCAGCAGCTTCGTGCCCTCGACGTCGGCGTGCGGGATGAGCCGGTCCAGCCACCGGGGCAGGTACCAGGCGCGCTCGCCCAGCAGCCGCATCACCGCGGGCACGATGGTCATCCGCACGACGAAGGCGTCGAACAGCACGCCGGCGGCCAGCGCGAAGCCGACCGAGGCGATGATCGCGTCGGGCGCCAGGATGAACCCGGCGAACACCGAGATCATGATGATCGCCGCCGCCGTGACGACGCGCGAGCCCGCCATGTAGCCGGAGGTCACCGCGCGCCGGGCGGGGGCGCCGTGCGCGTGCGCCTCCCGCATGCCGCTCACCAGGAACATCTCGTAGTCCATCGACAGCCCGAACAGGATGCCGATCAGCAGCACCGGCAGGAAGCTGATGATCGGTGCCGGCGTCTCGACGCCGAACAGCCCCTGCAGCCAGCCGAGCTGGTAGACGGCGACGACGGCCCCGAACGAGGCGGCGATCGACAGCAGGAAGCCCAGCACCGCCTTCAGCGGCACGACGATCGAGCGGAACACGAACAGCAGCAGCACCAGCGCCAGGCCGACCACGATCGCCAGATAGACCGGCAGCGCGTTGAGCAGCTTCTGGGAGATGTCCATCGCCACCACGTTCAACCCGGTCACCTCGGTCGTCGCGCCGTTCTTCGCGCCCAGCGCGGCGCCCGCGTCGCGCAGGTCGTGCACCAGGCTCTCGGTGGCCACGTCCGCGGCGCCGGTCTTGGGCACCACCTGCAGCACGTAGAAGGTCCCGTCGTCGGTACCGGCGACCGCACGCGCGCTGGCCACATTGTCCAGCTTCGCGATCGCGTCGACGTACGGCTGCATCACGATGCCGGCCTTCGCCTGCGCGACGGCCATCTGCAGCAGCTCGGGGGAGGCGTACTTCGCCAGCTCGGGGTTGGCCGCGGCCTGCTGCTGCAGCTGCTGCTGGACCTTGGCCTCGACACCGGCCGAGGTCTGGGGATCGAGCTGCACCGGCTGGTCGGGCTCGACGAGCATGATCAGCGGGTTGTTCGCGCCGTCCCCGAATCCCTTGACGACGAGGTCGTAGGCCTGGCGCTTGCTGGTGTCGGGCGCCGCCGTGCCGTCGGTCGGCAGCCCCAGACGCAGCTGCGCCGCCGGGATGGCCACGATCGCCAGGACGATGACGCCGCCGATCAGGGCGAGCAGGGGACGCCGGTCGATGAACCGGATCCAGCGGTTCGGCGTGTGGTGCTCGTCCACCGGGATCGGCGCGCCGTCGTGCGCCTGCGCGGCCGCGCGCAGCTTCTTCGGCAGCGCGCGGTACCCCGCGGCCCCGAGCAGCGCCGGGAGCAGGGTGATCGCGACGAGCACCGCGATCGCGACGGTGAACGCCGAGCCGAGGCCCATCACTCCCAGGAACGGGACGCCGACGACGGTGAGCGCGGCGAGCGCGATCACCACGGTGAGGCCGGCGAACACGACGGCGGTGCCGGCGGTGCCGTTGGCCCGGGCGATCGACTCCTCGACGCCGATCCCGCGGCGCAGCTGGTCGCGGTGCTTCGAGACGATGAACAGCGCGTAGTCGATGCCGACCGCCAGGCCGAGCATGAGGGCCAGGATCGGGGCGGTGTCCGACATCGTCGTGAACCCGGAGGCGAGCAGGATGCCGGAGATGCCGATGCCCAGGCCGATCAGCGCGGTCAGCACCGGCAGGCCGGCCGCGACCACCGACCCGAAGGTGATCAGCAGGACGACGATCGCGATCGCCACGCCGATGCCTTCGGTGGAGCCGATCGAGGGCACCTGCTTCGCGGCTGCGCCACCGACCTCCACCCGCAGGGCGGCGCTGTCGTGCTCGTCGGCGACCTGTGCGATCCGCTGCAGCGTGTGCGCGGGGATCTCCGACATCTCGCCCCGGAAGACGATGCTGATGTAGCCGATCGCCGGGTCGGTCGGGGAGATGCTGCCGCCCGGCAGCGGCGGCGTCACCGACGCCACCTTCTCGAGCCCGCCGACCGCGCTGGTGATCTCGGTGATGGCCTGCTGGTTCTCGGGGGAGGACAGCGTGCCGTCCTTGGCCTCGAGCACGATGCGCCCGGTCGTCCCGCCGGCGGCGGGGATCTTCTCGGTGAGCTTCTCGAGCGCGGTCTGCGACTGCAGGCCCGGGATCGAGAACTGCGAGCTGAAGGTGCCCTTCAGCAGCGCCGCCGACGCGCCGATCGCGACCAGCACGAGCAGCCAGCCGGCGATCACCGCCTTGCGGTTGCGCACGCTGAAGTGCCCGATGCGATACAGGAGGGTAGCCACGAGGGTCCTTTCGAGGACGAGAGCGAGAGTCAGGAGGGGTCGGCGCGCAGCTTGTGCAGCAGGCCCAGGTGCGGGTCGAGCCAGGACAGGTCGAGGATGCTCAGCGAGTCGGCGACGTGACCGGCGAGCGCGCGGACCCCGCCGCGCCCGTCGGACTGCAGCCAGTGCTCCATCGCCGCGTTCAGGCAGCTCGCGACGGCGGTTACCGTGGCGGCCATCCGCAGCCGGTCGATGCGGCCGTCGGAGAGCTCGATGATCTCCGCGACGATCCGCCGGCACTTGAGCCGCTCGTTGCGCGCGGTGACGGCGGCGATCTCGGGTTCGTCGAGCTGCAGCTCG encodes:
- a CDS encoding MMPL family transporter codes for the protein MATLLYRIGHFSVRNRKAVIAGWLLVLVAIGASAALLKGTFSSQFSIPGLQSQTALEKLTEKIPAAGGTTGRIVLEAKDGTLSSPENQQAITEITSAVGGLEKVASVTPPLPGGSISPTDPAIGYISIVFRGEMSEIPAHTLQRIAQVADEHDSAALRVEVGGAAAKQVPSIGSTEGIGVAIAIVVLLITFGSVVAAGLPVLTALIGLGIGISGILLASGFTTMSDTAPILALMLGLAVGIDYALFIVSKHRDQLRRGIGVEESIARANGTAGTAVVFAGLTVVIALAALTVVGVPFLGVMGLGSAFTVAIAVLVAITLLPALLGAAGYRALPKKLRAAAQAHDGAPIPVDEHHTPNRWIRFIDRRPLLALIGGVIVLAIVAIPAAQLRLGLPTDGTAAPDTSKRQAYDLVVKGFGDGANNPLIMLVEPDQPVQLDPQTSAGVEAKVQQQLQQQAAANPELAKYASPELLQMAVAQAKAGIVMQPYVDAIAKLDNVASARAVAGTDDGTFYVLQVVPKTGAADVATESLVHDLRDAGAALGAKNGATTEVTGLNVVAMDISQKLLNALPVYLAIVVGLALVLLLFVFRSIVVPLKAVLGFLLSIAASFGAVVAVYQLGWLQGLFGVETPAPIISFLPVLLIGILFGLSMDYEMFLVSGMREAHAHGAPARRAVTSGYMAGSRVVTAAAIIMISVFAGFILAPDAIIASVGFALAAGVLFDAFVVRMTIVPAVMRLLGERAWYLPRWLDRLIPHADVEGTKLLERLEAAERREQDDARDPLTV